Within the Achromobacter spanius genome, the region ATTCAGGAGCACCACCATGAAACCCTCTGTCTGGCTGATTGGCGCCGGTCCCGGCGACCCCGAATTGCTCACCCTGAAAGCCGTGCGCGTGCTGGGCCAGGCCGACGTCGTCCTGGTGGACGACCTGGTCAATCCGCAAGTGCTGGACTACTGCCCGCAGGCACGGCTGGTGTATGTGGGCAAGCGCGGCGGCTGCCGCTCGACCCCGCAGGAATTCATTCAGCGGCTGATGCTGCGCTACGCCCGCCAGGGCCTGCGCGTGGCGCGCTTGAAGGGCGGCGACCCCTGCATTTTTGGGCGCGGCGGCGAAGAAGCCCAATGGCTGAGCGACCACGGCGTGGCCTGTGAAATCATCAACGGCATCACGGCCGGGCTTGCCGCCGCCACCGCTTGCGGCATCCCCCTGACCCAACGCGGCATGGCCCAGGGCGTTACACTGATCACCGCCCATTCCCAGGACGGCGCCACGCCGGATTGGACGGGGCTGGCAAAGAGCGGCACGACGCTGGTGGTCTACATGGGGGTAGCCAAATTGCAGGACATGAGCAGCCAATTGCTGAACGCCGGCATGGCCCCCGACATGCCCGTGGCGATGATCGAACGCGCTTCGCTGGCGGATCAGCGCGAATGCCGCTCAACGCTTGCCAGCATGGCCCAGGACGCCGCCGCCTTCCAGCTACGCAGCCCCGCCGTGCTGGTCATCGGCCAGGTGGCGGCGTGCCAGGTGCTGGATGCGGCCGGCGCGGTTGGTGTGGCCTACCCCGCCAGCCCCGCCGACGCCACCGACCTTGCCACCCCCGCGGTCCCCTTCGTCCAGCCCCGCTTTCCCCTGCCGTCCGCCGAACCGCTGCTGCGCCGCAGCGCTTGACCCCCTCCCTGATTCCTTCTTATGGTCGAACGCCACATCCCGCCGCCCCTGCGCTTTCTGCTTGCCGCGCGGCGCAGTGAACTCCACGGCCTGGAAAGCCTGGCCGTCACCTGCGAGCTGGCGGTACACCTCAGCGCGCTGGTGCATGCCTTGCAGAAGGAACGCGGGTATTCGAACCTGACGCTGTGCAACGCGCCCGACAGCCAGCAAGAAACCCTGGCGGGGCTGGTTCAAGACGCGGCCCGCGTTGAAACCGACGTGCGCGGATTTCTTGATGGCATTGCCGCCAAGACCCCGCACGGCAGCGACAAGGCGCGCCTGCTCAACTGCATTGCCTTTGCGCTATTCCGCCTGGACGAATTGCAGGGCCTGCGCCGCCAGGTGCGCGACCACGCCGTGCCCGCCGACGACGCAGACGCGCGCTTCACGCAGATCATCAGCAGCCTGCTGGCCGTGGTGTTCGAAGCCGCCGATTCCGCGCTGGATCCCGGCGTCACCCGCATCCTGGTGGCCCTGCTGAACTTCATGCAGGGCAAGGAACTCAGCGGCCAGGAACGCGCGGCGGGCGTCATCGGCTTTACGGCCGGCTTCTTCACCGACGCGCAAAAGGCGCGCATGCTGGGCTTGGCCGCCCACCAGGCCCGCAGCTTCGACATCTATGCGCAATACGCGCAAGACGCCGCGCTGCAATGTTGGGAACGCATCCAGCAACAAGGCCAGCCGGTTGAACGCATGCGCGACATGGCGCAACGCACCTCTGCCGAGCAGCGCGTGGACGGCACCCTGGCCGAACTGTGGTTCGACCTGTACACGGCGCGCATCGACGCCATGCGCGAAGTGGAAAGCCTGTTGGCCCAGGCGCTGGCACAGCAATGCGAACGCCGCATCGCCGAAACCCGCCAGGAACTCGACGACCGCCAACTGCTGTTGGCGCGCTATGCCGACCACGCCAGCGGCCGTGCGCCCAGCATGGTGTTCAGCGTGCAAAGCCGCATCGTGGACACGCCGCCCGCGGACGGCGTGGGCAGTGTGCTGGAACGCTCGGTGCTGGAGATGATGCGCGAACAGACGCTGCGCATGCAGCGCACCGACGACGCTTTGAACACCGTGCGCGGCGCGCTGGAAGAAAGAAAGCGCATCGACCGCGCCAAGCGGCTGCTGATCAGCCAATACGGCCTGACCGAACAGGCCGCGCATGAACGCCTGCAACGCGCCGCCATGGACGGTGGCTTGTCGCTGGCGGATGTCGCAAGGCAGGTGATCGGGCAGTTGGGTGGGAATTGAAAGCCAGGGCTACGGAATCCATGGCTGACGGGTCCAGCGCGACGGGATCCAACCCTAACGAAACACCCGCTGCGTCCAGCTGACCAGCGCGCCCATCAAGGCCAGCACCGCCAGCGCGCGGAAGTGATCCAGGTTGGCCAGCAGCACCGACTGCTGATCCAGCATCTGCGCAATCCGCGCCATCGCCATCCGCTGCGCCTGGGCGGGATCGGCCACCGCCGCATACACGTTGCTGAGCTGCGCCTTGGCCGCTTCAAAATTGGCATTGCCCTCGGCAATGCTCTCCTTCAGCACGTTGTAGTGCTTGCTGGTCAGCCACTGCTGGCTGACCGTGGCCGCCATGATGCCCAACGCCTGCCCCACCTGCGCCAGCATGTTCTTGAGCTGCTGCGCGTGCGCGAACACCGCCGCGTCATGGGTCAGCCCCGAAAAGGCATTCATGGCCGTGGCCGGCATGATGATCATGATGAACACGCCATAGCAGGCCAGCGCGGGCAAGACGTCGGTCCAGGGGTCGGCCGTGGGCGTCAGCCCGGACATCAACACGCCAAACGTCGCCAGCGCCACAAAGCCCGCCACGAAGAACTTGCGCGGCGACGGCCAGCGCGCAATCACCTGCGCCATCACCACAAAGGTCAGCACCCCCGCCCCCAGACCCATCGAGAAGAACATGCCGGTGTTGGACCACGACAGCCCTAACGCGCGTTGCAGCATCTGGGGCACCAGATAGCCGTTGGCGCCCAGCATCAAATAACTGAACATGAAGAGTGCCAAGCCGCTTAGAAAGCGCACTTCTTTCATGCCGCCCAGCTTGAGCAACGGCGCGCCGGTGCGCGTTTCGGATCGTACGAAGTACGCCAGTGCCGCCACCCCCGCCACGGCGAACAGCAGCAACTGATGGCGGTCACTGAAGAAATCGTAATAGGACCGCTGCAAAGCATGCAGCAACAGGAAGCTGCCCAGGCCCAATGCCGCGATGGGCGCCAGCCGCGCCTGCCCGGCAACGGTGGCCTGCCCTTGCTTGCCCGGCATGGAGAGCGCCACCGGCACCATGGCCAGCACCGACAACCCCGCCACCAGCCAGAACATCAGCGGCCAGCCATCGTGATCCACCGCCGCCGAGGCCAGCAAGGGCCCCAGCGCCGTGCCGGTACACAGCCCCGTGGCCAAGGCCTTGATGCCATGAAAGCGCCCCGGGCCGGGTGGAATCAAATTCACCGTCAACCGCGACGACGTCAGCATGGCCGCGCAGCCAATCGCCATCAGCACCCGACCGGCCAGAAAACCCGCCTGGCCCACGGACAACGCGCACACCACCGCCCCCACCGCCGCCGCGCCCAGGGAAGCCAGCAGATAGTGGCGCTGGCCCAGGTGATGCACCAGCCAACCTTGCAAGGCAATCATCACCACCGCCACGCAGGCGTAGATGACGGCGATGGCGGTGTATTCCTCGGGGCTGGCCCCGATCTCGCCCATGATGGGCGTGGCGGCAAAGGTGACCATGCCGTTCTGCAGGAAGTCGATGAAGGTGAGTGCACCGATGGTCGCCAGCAGAGCCGGCGGCGGGAATGTTGCGGGGGAAGCAGCAGCAGCTTGCATGGCTGTGATCCATATCTATGCCCAGGCTGTATATGCCTAGGCAGGTAAATGCTTATAAAAAAACGGCGCCGAAAAAACGGCTCCGTCTGCTCAGTTCGTCTCAGTCGGTTTTCTGCCCGTGTTGCGCATTGGCCAGCAAGCGCGACAACAACAGGTGCAAGGTTTGCGCATCGTCTTCCGAAAACCCCGCCAGCAGGCGACGCATCACCACGTCCGTCGCCGCGAAGGCTTGCGGCAAGGCGGCTTGACCCAGTTCGGTGAGTTCGATCAGGTGGCTACGGCGGTCGGCTTCGTTTTCAACGCGGCGGATGAAGCCCTTTGCCACGATGCGGTCCAGCAGCCGGGTCATCGCGCCCGAGTCATACGCCAGCACCCGGCAGAAATCGCTGGGCGTGCGGCCCCAGCCCCGGGCCAAGCAGTTCAACACCACGTACTGCGGCGTGGTCAGCTCGAACGGCGCCAGCTCGCGCTCCAGCGCATCGTGGATGCCGTTGCGCACGGACGTGACCATGAAGCCGAGTTCACCGGTGTAGAACTTGTCCAGCACGGAAGGGGTAGCAGCAGCCATGGTGTCTCGTTACGGGGTGGCGCGAGGATGGCGATGGCATCAGGCAACATGCCCTGTGGATCGCGGTTGAGTGATTTTATCTGCCTAGGCAGTTAAATTGCAAGCGCTGCATGTTGGCGCGGGCATCAAGATTGGAACCACTGCGGCCATCAAGACAGCCACCCAGCCTGCATCAAGGCAAATTCTCCCGGAAGATCACCTGACTGCGCGCCAGTTCCACCCCGTTCATCGCGCTGCGCTTGTCGCGCAGGTTGCTGAAAATGCGCACGCAGCTCATCAGCGCTTCCATCGGGCTTTGCGTGATGACGGCGTCCATGGTGCCGTCGATCAGCAGCGCGCGCGTGTCCGGCGTCAGCCCGTGGCCGATGAACACCACGCGGTGCTGCAAGCCGGCCTCTTTCAAGGCCCGCGCCACGCCGTCGGACGCGCCGCCGATGTTGTAGATGCCCGCCAGGTTGGGATATTGCTCAAGCAGTTGCCGCGTCTGCTCGTAGTTGCGCTGCGCGTCGTCATAGCCTTCGCGCAAATCCACCACCTGCATCGCCTGAAACTGCTCGGCGTACAGCTGCAGGAAACCGCTTTCGCGTTCCTCGTGCGCGCGGTAATGGCGCGAGCCCGCAATCAAGGCCACATGGGCGGCGCGCGGGCCGATGAAGCGTGCGATCAGGTAGCCCGCCGTACGGCCGGCGGCGCGGTTGTCCAGCCCCACATAGGCCGTGCGCGCGCTGTTGGCCAGGTCTGAAATCAAGGTCACCGTGGGCACGCCCTGCTGCGCCAGCGTGTTGACCGCTTCACGCACCACGGGGTGTTCAAGCGCCATGAACGCAATGCCGTCGGCGCGCTTGCCGTGCTTGGCCAAGGCCTGGGCCAGCGCGTCGGGGTTGAAACTTTCCACGTATTCAATCTGGCACTTGGCATTCAGCGGCGCGAAGTGCTCGTGCGCGTAGCTGACGGTATCGCCCAACATGCGCAGGTAGCGGTTGCTGCCGCGCGGCAGCAGGAACACCAGCCGCATCGGCTCGGCGGGCACGGCGGCGGCCAGTTCCTGTTCGGGCAGATAGTCCAGTTCAATGGCGGCCTTGAAGACCTTCTGCGCGGTGTTGGCGCGCACGCCGGGGCGGCGGTTCAACACGCGGTCGGCCGTGGCCGTGGACACGCCGGCGCGCGCCGCCACATCGGCCAATCGGGCAAGCTTACGGTCGGGCGAAGGTCTATTCACATCAAAAACCATCATGAAAGAAGTTTGACGATGATAGCGGCAATTCACTATTGTCCAGTCTGCCGCATGGGTTTGGCGCTGTTGTGGCACATCAAAAACCATCATAAAACCAAATTTGGAGACAAGCATGAAGCTGCTGACACGCCGTAGTGCCTTGCGTCGCCTTTGCGCGGTGCCCGCTGTTGCCCTGGCTGGCGGATTCCCGCTGATCGCCCGCGCGGCCGACTACACGCTCAAGTACGGCAACAACCTGCCGGTGACGCATCCGCTGAACATCCGCGCGCAAGAAGCCGCCGAACGCATCCTCAAGGAAAGCAACGGCCGCGTCGACATCAAGATTTTCCCGAACAACCAATTGGGCGGCGACACCGACATGCTGGCGCAAGTGCGCTCGGGCGGTATCGACTTCTTCACCCCGTCGGCACTGGTTATCGCCACGCTGGTGCCGGTGGCCGCCATCAACGCCGTGGGCTTTGCCTTCAAGGACTACAGCCAGGTCTGGGGCGCCATGGACGGTGCACTGGGTGCACACGTGCGCGCCGCCATCGCGCAGCGCAAGCTCTACGCCTTTGAAAAAATGTGGGACAACGGCTTTCGCCAGACCACCAGCAGCAAGGCGCCCGTGACAACGGCCGCCGACATGGACGGCTTGAAGATTCGCGTGCCGGTCAGCTCGCTGCCCATCTCCATGTTCAAGGGCCTGGGCGCCGCGCCCGCCAGCTTGCAGTTCAGCGAGGTGTATTCGTCCTTGCAGACCAAGGTGGTGGACGCGCAGGAAAACCCATTGCCCATCATCCAGGTAGCCAAGCTGTACGAAGTGCAGAAGTATTGCTCGCTGACCAACCACATCTGGGACGGCTACTGGTTCATCGCCAACGGCCGCATGTGGGAAGGCCTGCCGCAAGACCTGAAGACCATCGTGGCGCGCGGCATCAACGAAGCCGGCCTGGCCCAGCGCGAAGACATCAAGAAGCTGAACGCGTCGGTGCAGTCGGACCTGGAATCCAAGGGCCTGCAATTCAACCAGCCGGCGCCGGACACCTTCCGCCAGGCGCTGCGCACGGCGGGCTTCTACAAGGAATGGCAGGGCCGCTTCGGCAACGAAGCCTGGTCCTTGCTGGAACAAAGCGTCGGCAAGCTGGCCTGAGGTCGCGTCATGTCTTCCCTGTCCGCTTCCCACGCCGCCGCCCCGACGCTGCCGGCCAACCCCTTGCGGCGCGCCGCCAACGCGCTGGACAGCGTGCTGGGCGGCGTGGTCGAACACGTAGCGGCCGCGATCGTGCTGGTCGAAATCTGCGTGCTGTTCGCGGGGGTGGTCGCGCGCTACGTCTTCCATAGCCCGCTGGTCTGGTCCGACGAACTGGCCTCCATCCTGTTCCTGTGGCTGTCGATGCTGGGCGCCGTGGTTGCCTTGCGGCGCGGCGAGCACATGCGGATGACGGCCCTGGTCAACAACGTCAGCCCCGCGCGGCGCGCGCAGCTGGAAACCGCCGCGCTGGCCGCGTCGCTGGCGTTTCTGGTGCTGATCCTGGCGCCCGCCATCGAATACGCGCACGAAGAACACTTCATCACCACGCCCGCGCTGGAACTCAGCAATGCGTGGCGCGCCGCCGCCATTCCCGTGGGCATGGCGCTGATGGCCGTGGTGGCCATGCTGCGCCTGTTGCGCACCACACCGGTACGCCAGGTGCTGGTGGCCTTGGTGGGCGTGGCGGCGGTGGTCGCCCTGTTCTGGTTGGCCCAACCCCTGTTCCAGGGCCTGGGCAAACTGAACCTGGTGATCTTCTTTGTGGGCATCGTGGCGGCCACCGTGTTTTCTGGGGTGCCGATTGCGTTTTCCTTCGCGCTGGCCACCTTCTCGTATCTGGCGCTGACCACCAACACGCCCATGGAAGTGATGGTGGGCCGCTTGGACGAAGGCATGTCGCACTTGATGCTGCTGGCCGTGCCGCTGTTCATCTTCCTTGGTTCCCTGATTGAGATGACCGGCATGGCGCGCGCCATGATCCAGTTCCTGGCCAGCCTCTTGGGCCACGTGCGCGGCGGGCTGTCGTACGTGCTGATCGGCGCCATGTATCTGGTGTCGGGCATTTCGGGTTCGAAGATCGCCGACATGGCGGCCATTGCGCCGGTGCTGTTCCCGGAAATGCGCAAACGCGGCGCCAAGCCCGGCGATCTGGTGGCGCTGCTGGCGGCCACCGGCGCGCAGACCGAGACCATTCCGCCCTCGATTGTGCTGATCACCATCGGTTCGGTCACGGGCGTGTCGATCGCCGCGCTGTTCACGGGCGGCTTGCTGCCCGCCGTGGTGCTGGGCCTAGCCCTGTGCTCGGTGGTGTGGTGGCGCTATCGCAAGGAAGACCTGAGCCTGGTGCAACGCTTCAGCCCCAAAGAGATCGGCCGTTTCTTCGTGATTGCGCTGCCCGCCGTAGCCCTGCCCTTTGTGATCCGCGCCGCGGTGGTCGAAGGCGTGGCGACCGCTACCGAGGTCTCCACCATCGGCATCGTGTATTCGGCGGTGATCGGCATCCTGATCTATCGCCGCTTCGACTGGGCGCGCCTGCGCCCCATGCTGATCGAGACCGCGTCGCTGTCCGGCGCCATCATGCTGATTGTCGGCTGCGCCACGGCCATGGCCTGGGCGCTGACGCAGTCCGGCTTCTCGGGCGACCTGGCGCAGTTGATGGCCGACATGCCCGGCGGCAGCTACGGCTTCCTGGCAGTGTCCATCGTGGCCTTCATCATCCTGGGCAGCGTGCTGGAAGGCATACCCGCCATTGTGCTGTTCGGCCCGCTGCTGTTCCCGATCGCGGTGCAGGCTGGCGTGCACGAAGTGCACTACGCCATGGTCGTCATCTTCGCCATGGGCATCGGCCTGTTCGCGCCGCCCTTCGGCGTGGGCTACTACGGCGCCTGCGCCATCAGCCGTGTCGATCCCAACGAGGGCATCGGCCCCATCTGGGGTTACGTCGCGGCGCTGCTGATCGGCCTGATCGTCGTCGCCGCCTTCCCCTGGTTCTCCATCGGCTTCCTGTGACCTGACGCGGCCCGCGCGTGAATTCGCGTCGGGCTGCCTCCCCTTCCGTCTCTCTCCTTATAAAGATCCATCATGAGTCGTTTTCTGGGCGAAATCCGCCAACTCGGTTATGTGGTGCACGACATCGAAGCCGCCATGGACTACTGGAGCACCACGCTGGGCGTGGGCCCCTGGTACTACAACCCGCGCGTGCCGATCGTCAATTATCAGTACGACGGTGAAAGCCACCAGCCGCACAACTCGGTTGCGCTGGCCAACTCCGGTTTCGTGCAGGTTGAACTGATCCAGACGCGCAACGACGTGCCGTCCATGTACCGCGACTTCCTGCAAGCCGGCCGCACCGGCCTGCAACACGTGGCCTACTGGACCGAAAGCTACGACGCCGACCTGGAACGCCTGCTGGCGCAGGGCTTCAAGCCCAAGATGAGCGGCGAAGTCGGCGAGAAAGGCCGCTTCATTTACTTCGATACCGAATACCACCCAGGCACCGTCATCGAACTGTCGGAAGTGGCCGGCCCCAAGGGCCGCCTGTTCGACCTGATCCGGGAAAGCGCCAACGGTTGGGACGGTAAGGATCCGGTCCGCCCGTTTCCGGATCTGTCCCGTCTTTGAAGACTGCTGACGTCGGTTGTGGCTTGCAGCCAGTTGATGCCTCTGTCGCTTGCTTATCCCTGCTGACGCCTGCTGTCCCTTGCTGACCCAACCTTGCCGCCTGCCGCCCCCTTTGAATTCCCAAGCTTATGAATTCCCAGTCCTTTAGCGCGACCTACCTGATCGAGACCCCGATGGACCCCGCGCGGGTCGCCGAAGTGATGGCGGGCGAGCAGTCCTGCGGCACCTTCACCCGCGTGCAAGGCGAAACCGATGAACTGCGCGCCCGCGCGCGCGCCCGCATCGAAGCCATCGACCTGCTGGACACCACCGACACGCCCAGCCTGCCCAACGCCTGGATGGCGCGCCAACCCGGCGGCATGCCGGCCAAGTACCAGCGCGCCCGCGTGCGCATCGCCTTTCCCGTGGCCAACGTGGGCGCCAACCTGCCCACGCTGGCGGCCACCGTCGGCGGCAACCTCTACGACCTGGGCGAAGTCACCGGCCTGCGCCTGGAAAGCATGGAACTGCCCGCCAACTACCGCGCGCAGTTCGACATGCCGCAAGTGGGCATCGCCGGCACGCGGCAATTGACCGGCGTGGCAAAGGGCCCGCTGGTGGGCACCATCATCAAGCCCAACGTGGGCCTGTCGCCCGAGCAGACCGCGCATCTGGTCGCCCAACTGTGCGCGGCGGGCGTGGACTTCATCAAGGACGACGAAGTCTGCGCCAACCCCGCGCACGCCCCGCTTGCGCAACGCGTCGCCGCCGTCATGGCGGTGGTGCGCGCCCACCGCGAACGCACCGGCCGCCAGGTGATGGTGGCCTTCAACATCAGCGACGAAACCGACGCCATGCGCCGCCATGCCGACCTGATCGAACGCGAAGGCGGCAGCTGCGTCATGGCCAGCCTGAACTGGTGCGGTTTCTCAGCCATCCAGACCCTGCGCCGCAGCACGCCGCTGGCTCTGCACGGGCACCGCAACGGCTTCGGCGCCCTGTCGCGCGCGCCGTTGTTGGGGATCGGCTTTCAGGCGTATCAGACGCTGTGGCGGCTGGCCGGCGTGGACCATATGCACGTGCATGGCCTGCAAGGCAAATTCGCGCAGGAAGACGGCGAAGTCGTGGAATCCGCGCGTGATTGCCTGGCGTCGCTCACGCCCGGCATCGACGACCCGGTCATGCCCGCGTTCTCATCCGGCCAATGGGCCGGCACCGTGCCCGCCACGTGGGCGGCGGTGCGCACTGACGATTTGATGTTCATGTCGGGCGGTGGGATTCTGGCGCATCCGGATGGGCCGGCTGCGGGCGTGCAGAGCATTCGGCAAGCGTGGCAGGCGGTGCGGGATGGCGAGGCGTTGGAGGACTTTGCGCGCAATGCGCCGGAGCTGAAGCGGGCGCTGGAGTTCTTTGGCGGGCGAGCATGACTGCGGGTGTCGGCTGCCTAGGCACGCCCCGCGTCTGCTGGTACGGCGACGATTTCACCGGCGCCACCGACACACTGGCCGAAGTCGCGCGCGCCGGCTTGCGCGGCTTGCTGTTCCTGGGCGTACCCACGCCCGAACAACTGCGCCGCGCCGGCCCGCTGGACGCCATCGGCATCGCGGGCGCCGCGCGCGCCATGTCCCCCGCCGATATGGAAACGGAACTGCGCGCCGTTGGCCACTTCATGGCCGGCACCGGCGCGCGCGTGCTGCACTACAAATGCTGTTCCACCTTCGACAGCGCCCCGCACGTCGGCAGCATCGGCGTCGCCATCCGCGAACTGCGCCGCCACATGCCCAACCGGCTGGTGCCGATTGTGGGCGGGCAACCCAGCATCGGACGCTATTGCAGCTTTGCGCAATTGTTCGCCCGCGCGGGGGCCGCGCCCGAGGTCTATCGCATAGACCGGCATCCGGTGATGAGCCAGCATCCGGTCACGCCGATGCATGAGGCTGACTTGCGCCGGCATCTGGCGGCGCAGGGGCTGGATGGGATTCGATCGGTGCCGCATATTGCGTATCCGCGTCTGCGGAATGCCGACGATGCCGCTGATGTGGACGGCTGGATTGACGAACTAATCAACACCTGTGACGGCCCGGTGTTGTTCGACCTGACCGACGACGAGCAACTAGCCATGATCGGCAGATTGATCTGGCGCGCGTCTGCGAGTGCACCGTTGCTGGCGGTTGGCCCCAGCAGCGTGCAACAGGCGCTGGCCCGTGCGGCGGTGTTCGAGCGTGATGGTGAGATTGCTGGGCGTGATGCCGCTGTTTCCGCAAGCAGTAGCGCGACTCCCCTGCCCGCCGCCACCGGCCCCGTACTGGTCATGGCCGGCAGCCTGTCGCCCGTCACCGCCCGGCAGATCGCCGCGAGCACGCGCTACACGCATCAGCCGCTGCAAGTGCAAGCGCTGCTGGAATCGCCCGCCTACGTGGCCGATCAAGTCCAGCTGGCAGCCCGCGCCTTGGCGCAAGGCCACAACGTGCTGGTACATACCGACCGCCCCGAACAAGCGGTGACCAGCGATCAGGCCGCCTCCACCGCCCGCGCCACCGCGCAACTTGCCGCCGCCATCATCACCGCCAGCGCGCAGGCGGGAACCCGGCTTGCACGAGTCGGCATCGCGGGCGGCGACACCTCAAGCCAAGCCACTTTGGCGCTGGGCCTGTGGGGCTTGGCGTTTCGCTGCGTACTGGCGCCCGGCGTGACTGTCAGCGTTGCTCGCAGCGACAACCCTGTGGTTGATGGTGTGGAGTTGATGCTTAAGGGCGGGCAGATGGGCGGGGATGATCTGTTCGATCGATTGGTGACGGGAACGCAATAACGAGGCGGCGACCGGGTCTCCCGCGGTCCTCGCCGAAGCTTCGTCTCAGCGCTTGCCCACA harbors:
- the cobA gene encoding uroporphyrinogen-III C-methyltransferase, which gives rise to MKPSVWLIGAGPGDPELLTLKAVRVLGQADVVLVDDLVNPQVLDYCPQARLVYVGKRGGCRSTPQEFIQRLMLRYARQGLRVARLKGGDPCIFGRGGEEAQWLSDHGVACEIINGITAGLAAATACGIPLTQRGMAQGVTLITAHSQDGATPDWTGLAKSGTTLVVYMGVAKLQDMSSQLLNAGMAPDMPVAMIERASLADQRECRSTLASMAQDAAAFQLRSPAVLVIGQVAACQVLDAAGAVGVAYPASPADATDLATPAVPFVQPRFPLPSAEPLLRRSA
- a CDS encoding nitrate- and nitrite sensing domain-containing protein, with the translated sequence MVERHIPPPLRFLLAARRSELHGLESLAVTCELAVHLSALVHALQKERGYSNLTLCNAPDSQQETLAGLVQDAARVETDVRGFLDGIAAKTPHGSDKARLLNCIAFALFRLDELQGLRRQVRDHAVPADDADARFTQIISSLLAVVFEAADSALDPGVTRILVALLNFMQGKELSGQERAAGVIGFTAGFFTDAQKARMLGLAAHQARSFDIYAQYAQDAALQCWERIQQQGQPVERMRDMAQRTSAEQRVDGTLAELWFDLYTARIDAMREVESLLAQALAQQCERRIAETRQELDDRQLLLARYADHASGRAPSMVFSVQSRIVDTPPADGVGSVLERSVLEMMREQTLRMQRTDDALNTVRGALEERKRIDRAKRLLISQYGLTEQAAHERLQRAAMDGGLSLADVARQVIGQLGGN
- a CDS encoding MFS transporter — its product is MQAAAASPATFPPPALLATIGALTFIDFLQNGMVTFAATPIMGEIGASPEEYTAIAVIYACVAVVMIALQGWLVHHLGQRHYLLASLGAAAVGAVVCALSVGQAGFLAGRVLMAIGCAAMLTSSRLTVNLIPPGPGRFHGIKALATGLCTGTALGPLLASAAVDHDGWPLMFWLVAGLSVLAMVPVALSMPGKQGQATVAGQARLAPIAALGLGSFLLLHALQRSYYDFFSDRHQLLLFAVAGVAALAYFVRSETRTGAPLLKLGGMKEVRFLSGLALFMFSYLMLGANGYLVPQMLQRALGLSWSNTGMFFSMGLGAGVLTFVVMAQVIARWPSPRKFFVAGFVALATFGVLMSGLTPTADPWTDVLPALACYGVFIMIIMPATAMNAFSGLTHDAAVFAHAQQLKNMLAQVGQALGIMAATVSQQWLTSKHYNVLKESIAEGNANFEAAKAQLSNVYAAVADPAQAQRMAMARIAQMLDQQSVLLANLDHFRALAVLALMGALVSWTQRVFR
- a CDS encoding MarR family winged helix-turn-helix transcriptional regulator, giving the protein MAAATPSVLDKFYTGELGFMVTSVRNGIHDALERELAPFELTTPQYVVLNCLARGWGRTPSDFCRVLAYDSGAMTRLLDRIVAKGFIRRVENEADRRSHLIELTELGQAALPQAFAATDVVMRRLLAGFSEDDAQTLHLLLSRLLANAQHGQKTD
- a CDS encoding LacI family DNA-binding transcriptional regulator; its protein translation is MMVFDVNRPSPDRKLARLADVAARAGVSTATADRVLNRRPGVRANTAQKVFKAAIELDYLPEQELAAAVPAEPMRLVFLLPRGSNRYLRMLGDTVSYAHEHFAPLNAKCQIEYVESFNPDALAQALAKHGKRADGIAFMALEHPVVREAVNTLAQQGVPTVTLISDLANSARTAYVGLDNRAAGRTAGYLIARFIGPRAAHVALIAGSRHYRAHEERESGFLQLYAEQFQAMQVVDLREGYDDAQRNYEQTRQLLEQYPNLAGIYNIGGASDGVARALKEAGLQHRVVFIGHGLTPDTRALLIDGTMDAVITQSPMEALMSCVRIFSNLRDKRSAMNGVELARSQVIFRENLP
- a CDS encoding TRAP transporter substrate-binding protein, whose translation is MKLLTRRSALRRLCAVPAVALAGGFPLIARAADYTLKYGNNLPVTHPLNIRAQEAAERILKESNGRVDIKIFPNNQLGGDTDMLAQVRSGGIDFFTPSALVIATLVPVAAINAVGFAFKDYSQVWGAMDGALGAHVRAAIAQRKLYAFEKMWDNGFRQTTSSKAPVTTAADMDGLKIRVPVSSLPISMFKGLGAAPASLQFSEVYSSLQTKVVDAQENPLPIIQVAKLYEVQKYCSLTNHIWDGYWFIANGRMWEGLPQDLKTIVARGINEAGLAQREDIKKLNASVQSDLESKGLQFNQPAPDTFRQALRTAGFYKEWQGRFGNEAWSLLEQSVGKLA
- a CDS encoding TRAP transporter large permease subunit produces the protein MSSLSASHAAAPTLPANPLRRAANALDSVLGGVVEHVAAAIVLVEICVLFAGVVARYVFHSPLVWSDELASILFLWLSMLGAVVALRRGEHMRMTALVNNVSPARRAQLETAALAASLAFLVLILAPAIEYAHEEHFITTPALELSNAWRAAAIPVGMALMAVVAMLRLLRTTPVRQVLVALVGVAAVVALFWLAQPLFQGLGKLNLVIFFVGIVAATVFSGVPIAFSFALATFSYLALTTNTPMEVMVGRLDEGMSHLMLLAVPLFIFLGSLIEMTGMARAMIQFLASLLGHVRGGLSYVLIGAMYLVSGISGSKIADMAAIAPVLFPEMRKRGAKPGDLVALLAATGAQTETIPPSIVLITIGSVTGVSIAALFTGGLLPAVVLGLALCSVVWWRYRKEDLSLVQRFSPKEIGRFFVIALPAVALPFVIRAAVVEGVATATEVSTIGIVYSAVIGILIYRRFDWARLRPMLIETASLSGAIMLIVGCATAMAWALTQSGFSGDLAQLMADMPGGSYGFLAVSIVAFIILGSVLEGIPAIVLFGPLLFPIAVQAGVHEVHYAMVVIFAMGIGLFAPPFGVGYYGACAISRVDPNEGIGPIWGYVAALLIGLIVVAAFPWFSIGFL
- a CDS encoding VOC family protein translates to MSRFLGEIRQLGYVVHDIEAAMDYWSTTLGVGPWYYNPRVPIVNYQYDGESHQPHNSVALANSGFVQVELIQTRNDVPSMYRDFLQAGRTGLQHVAYWTESYDADLERLLAQGFKPKMSGEVGEKGRFIYFDTEYHPGTVIELSEVAGPKGRLFDLIRESANGWDGKDPVRPFPDLSRL
- a CDS encoding ribulose-bisphosphate carboxylase large subunit family protein, translated to MNSQSFSATYLIETPMDPARVAEVMAGEQSCGTFTRVQGETDELRARARARIEAIDLLDTTDTPSLPNAWMARQPGGMPAKYQRARVRIAFPVANVGANLPTLAATVGGNLYDLGEVTGLRLESMELPANYRAQFDMPQVGIAGTRQLTGVAKGPLVGTIIKPNVGLSPEQTAHLVAQLCAAGVDFIKDDEVCANPAHAPLAQRVAAVMAVVRAHRERTGRQVMVAFNISDETDAMRRHADLIEREGGSCVMASLNWCGFSAIQTLRRSTPLALHGHRNGFGALSRAPLLGIGFQAYQTLWRLAGVDHMHVHGLQGKFAQEDGEVVESARDCLASLTPGIDDPVMPAFSSGQWAGTVPATWAAVRTDDLMFMSGGGILAHPDGPAAGVQSIRQAWQAVRDGEALEDFARNAPELKRALEFFGGRA